In Salisediminibacterium beveridgei, one DNA window encodes the following:
- a CDS encoding NAD-dependent epimerase/dehydratase family protein has translation MKKVVVTGGSGLLGPAVVQEFLDHGYDVVNVDVKHPKEALCKTVITDLTDLGQVHGVLAGADAVVHIAAIPVAYSHPNEVTFQNNVMSTYNILEAAGNLGIKKAVISSSESSYGICFSKQPLEPQYVPMDEEHPQLPEDSYGFSKIVNEKTADMINRRTGMQVVSFRLGNVISPEMYANFPGFIHEPEMRKPILWSYIDTRDAATAYRLAVEADGLGSVALNIGADDTSMDIKSKELMETCFPNVSDFRKELTGFEALLNNEKAKKLLKWQPVHQWRNYVNV, from the coding sequence ATGAAAAAAGTAGTGGTTACAGGCGGAAGTGGACTGTTAGGTCCGGCCGTGGTTCAGGAGTTTCTCGACCACGGATATGACGTTGTGAATGTTGACGTCAAGCACCCGAAGGAAGCGCTTTGCAAAACGGTGATTACGGATCTGACGGATCTCGGACAGGTGCACGGGGTGTTGGCAGGAGCAGACGCAGTGGTACATATTGCGGCCATTCCGGTGGCTTACTCCCACCCGAACGAAGTCACTTTTCAAAATAATGTCATGTCCACATACAACATATTAGAAGCAGCGGGAAATCTCGGTATTAAAAAAGCCGTGATTTCATCCAGTGAATCCTCTTATGGGATCTGCTTTTCGAAGCAGCCGTTAGAACCCCAGTATGTACCGATGGACGAGGAACACCCGCAGTTGCCGGAAGACAGCTACGGCTTCTCCAAAATCGTCAATGAAAAAACGGCGGATATGATCAATCGCAGAACCGGCATGCAGGTCGTATCCTTCAGGTTGGGGAATGTCATATCGCCTGAGATGTATGCCAATTTCCCAGGGTTTATTCATGAGCCTGAAATGCGTAAGCCGATCTTGTGGAGCTATATCGATACCCGGGATGCGGCAACGGCCTATCGCCTGGCTGTTGAAGCGGACGGTCTGGGATCGGTGGCTTTGAATATCGGAGCGGATGATACGAGCATGGACATCAAAAGTAAAGAACTGATGGAAACCTGCTTTCCCAATGTATCAGACTTCAGAAAAGAGCTTACAGGCTTTGAGGCGTTACTCAATAACGAGAAGGCGAAAAAGCTTCTGAAGTGGCAGCCGGTTCATCAGTGGCGAAACTATGTCAATGTGTGA